The genomic DNA ATACTTGGGAAGGTGAAAAccgaatatcattattatttgggaCAATGGTAACAGGGTACAAGAATAACCCACCTTTTAATGTTACTCTGAGGtgagataagtaaaaaaaaaaaaaaaaaaaaaaattcgaggcttagagaaagagagagagagagagaggagagagagagagagagagagagacctcaatgCAGTGAATCTTGGGAAGGACAACTGGTCTGAAAAGGAGTGTAAGTTGCatatgcctgaaaaaaaaaagctgcatatGCCTGAAAAAGCAATACAAGAATGACTGAAGCTTACAAATACCTCACGAAAAACCCTGATGTAAAGACTGAAGCTTCAATTTACGCAAAATGAGACGCAAAGCAGTACAGAGTTTTGCACTGAGGGACAAACGGCCCAATGTCATACCAATTTATGTGGCGCATGGAATCAGATAAGACAATATATAAGAAACGATATAAAGTCATGCAAACATTCTAGCACCTGTTTTCCGTCTCGATTCCCCTCAAAATGACCGTAGGGTCATATTTCTTACGACTTAACGCCTACATATAAATCTTACAGTCATATTTCTTACGACTTAACGCCTACATACAAATCTAAGTGTTGTTCTCAGGACGTAAGCTGGAGTCTTTTCCCTAAGCCATAGTCTATCGAtgtaacgaaaataaaaataataaaaaaaagacgaatcaAATAGCTTAAAAGCGTGGATTTCCGGTGTACCAACCTCACCAACAAATTtcataaagtaaaatttttaaattatttacgtCAAAGTATTTCAAAGCATCTCAAATTGTGATGGCTTAACCTATTAACTGCTTTGAAGTGACAAACAAAGGAGTAAGAACCAATACTACAATTCCCCCGTTTGAAGTACATGTAATTACGTCAGTTATTGACGAGGCTGGGCAAATATATGTCGACTTATAAATAAGTGATTACTATATCCGTTGCATGACGAAAACGTTGTGCAGGAAactgtatgaaaatgaaaataaaaaacttctaTACTTGCTTCTAACGCACTACAGATAACCAATGAAACATTATAAATAAGACTTCAAACAAAACTTGAAGCAAAGCCCAAGAaagtaataactaaataaaaatacaccCTAACAGTATACAACGAAAATACCAATACACAATAAAAGTTACAGAATACGCTTACAACCGCATGAATACAGTGTACACCAAAAACTAATAAATGCATAACCGAATGACATGGCAACGCCTTCGTGTCAAGGACGAGAGAGTGAATCATTCTTCACACAAGGCCAAAGTACACCTCGTCAGGTGCGAAGGTAAAAACAAGGAACTGAGATAGTAACTGTCAGAAAAATCTGAAGAACACACCATTTCCTTAAGGCTCGCTGGATATGCTACAATATCTTTATCATGAAAGACACTGAGATATTAAATGCTAGAACTAGTATACTAGACACGAGCCAAAATTACGTTTaacgggcatatatatatatatatatatatatatatatatatatatatatatataatatatatatatgactggtaaaaatgttctgttacgacaaaattccatctaataaaggagcccataaaacgccaaaatatcgagagaaaatactatatttcagagactgctgaagagggagacagcagtctctgaaatatagtattttctctctatattttggtgtttttatgggctccttttattatatataatatatatatatatatatatattatatatatatatatatatatatatatatacacacacacacacaaaccaccctACGATTAGTAGGTGTTTCGTGTACTTTGTTCACCGTGTGCATAACACGTGTTTgcctccccccccaacccattCATAAAATGGCTGCAGTCGAAATGAAGCCCGAATTTAGTCGCTTTCCAAATTGAGAGGGTTGGCCATGCAACGCGTTCACGCCATCAGCAGCGTGAAAATCCGCATTCGGTGTCTATTTCTTGAGAGTAGGGAAGAGAATCAACGAGTGGGGAGTGTAAAGGCTAAGCTGCCTGACTCCCCAAGTGGGgtcgttgttttagatttagctgaccttatgccggcacgggctcttactcataGAGGAGCCAGTAAACAGAGAGGTCTGCAGGGGCTGTAGGGACAGAGTCGTCAGAAGCAGACTGGAAGAatttggtcgagagagagagagagagagagagagagagagagagagagagagagctgcactaATCGCATTCATCATTGCCAATTTAGTTCTCTTTGTCATCACTGATACCCAGGCAAGTATGCAGTCACACGATGGGACATGAtacctaaaataaataatattctaatattttagTCATCGTATCAACGGGAATATTACCCACAAAGCATGAGGCATTTGGCTATTTTTAGCCCAATACgactgaaatttttgtttttaccttattttatatatattataaaaaaaaaaaaagaaaaaaatttataaaaaaaaaaaagaaacaaagtcaAGTAGAAAGTCTTGAATTTTAATAAGCAATGAATGATTTGCTCAAGCTTCAGTTCAATATCACTTGAATTGTAAGTGACATCTCAATTTACAGAAATCGGTGCCATACCGTATAATGCAATAGAAAAGCAAGCAATATAATATGTAGAGAGATACTATGACGAAGAACCCTAATACTTGAAATTGTCCAAAATATTTATTAAGTCCACATAATTTACAGTTACAGAAGCAATATCCTTGTTTTTGTACCGTtgattcccccacccccccccttcccccattgTGAGTCATGTGAAATCACAATATACTTACATAGCCATGTCGTTTACTATCTTGATATTCTATATTTGCCAAAGATATTTGAAATttcgtaatatataaataaataaatataatatatatacacatgcatatacatacacacaacatacacaaacacacacacacacacacatacaacacacacacacacacacatatatatatatatatatatatatatatatatatataaatataatgtatatatataagtgtgtatatatacatacaaacttaaCGCTATTGTCTACAGTAACGATGACTTGACTTTACATAAAGGCGCCATTGAAACTACAGCGTAGATCTCCAAGCTCCCATCACAATATGAACGAACTGCTAACGATAACAGTGGCGTGCTTTTGTTATCTACGGAATGAGTCAAGCTGATAACTACACGCCACGTCGTCTTCTGTCACACGCCTCGACAAGAAGAGTTGCACGAACAGATATCGTCCTCGTTTTATTAGACTAACTTGATAAGTTACTAAGTCATTTATACACAAGATGTTCAGAGTTACTTTCTAAAGAATTCACGTACGCCCACCGTGTTTAACGTTCACTCTTCTGAACTAGAGTCAAGTATATAAAGCATCCGGTATACTTTCAATAACATGAAAGCTAAGTTCAAATAAAGGATGGATACTAGCCTCATCCTGCTATAAACAGTGGATACATTCTTTTTTTCAATCAATAATCTTTCGAACGATTTCAAAACACTTTTGGAGTGCACTGACCACTCACGAATACGTGAATCActaacacacacaaagagagagagagagagagagagagagagagagagagagagagagagagagagagaggaccctcgAACATCCCAAGTCCAAATATCCATAGTTTCCATCGGAGGATAACAATCACACCATCAGAATATCTACAAAAGGAAATCAATTAAAGATTACGCCTTCACTGGAATTTGTAAACACGGACTGTTGGCATCTGAAATTTGAGCAAGTGGTAGACAATATCTTAACATTTTCGGTATGTCTTCCTTTTCATATCTCTTATGAGAATGGTTTCCATCCGTTAATCAACTAAGACAATTAATGTTGTCCCCACCTTTCAATGTTTAGGTAACTGGAAATGAAAAGATATTTACCTAATACTTAATCACATTATAAATGCAATCCGTGATACATAATACTCATAATAGTCTGTTTTATAATTCCAGTAAAGTGACAACTCTAAATGTGTTTCCATTTATAAAAGTTTCGATGACGTAACATCTTAAAAGGGCTTTCACAATTAAGTCAATTTATCTGGCTTGGCATCGCTGAAGGGACATGataatattttcaaagaaattgtgaCCATTCTTgacattttaaaagaaatataataaccaTTCTTGACATTTTAGAAGAGAAATCATCACCATTCTTgacattttaaaagaaatatcatcacCATTCTTGACATTTTAGAAGAAATCATCACCATTCTTGACAAAGAAAAGAACGAAGCCATTTCAAAGAACTCTGTTAATTAATCGAATAATCTTTTCCCGgttcattcattcttttctcttttcttctccttcCAGGCAGTAGGAGTGGCTGTCGTGGCGCTGGCTTCCATGGTCATCTCCAAGGACAACACCTACGGAGTCCTCCTGAGCGAAGGCACCTTCTCCTTGCCCATCATTATCCTCATCGCTGGACTTATCATTCTCCTCATAGGATTCTTAGGATGCTGCGGTGCCGTGCAGGAGAGCCCGTGCTTGCTATACACGGTACGAGGAGTAGTATACTCTCTCtttcacgcacacgcacacgcacacacacatacatacaacacacattcatatatgtatatatacacgcaaacacTTTGTGCATCAATTTCTGGGTCATGCTTCGGATATCACTGTTATGAATTAAATCTAACCAAAACCAttcaacttaaataaataccaatGAAATCCGGTAAGTGAGGTTGGAATCAATTTGACATAtcaggggaaaaaattaaaaccaaatcACTCCTTTTTGCAgcccaagattaaaaaaaatagcgaaaaaataaaaaaaaggacattaaaaaaaatatgaatggtaCACTTCTACagctgtaggaaaaaaaaaactagtttaaaaattaatgttacaaatGCTTTTCCCCACCGGACAGTACGCAGGCATCGTGCTCATCCTTCTCCTGGCGCAGCTTATCCTTGGCATCCTGATACTGGTGTACTCGAACAAGGCTGAGGAAATCATCGTAAAGGGTATGAAGGAAGTCTTCGACGATTACGGGAGAAACGACACGAGCCTCACCAAAGCCATCGACCAGGCTCAGCATGATGTGAGAATACAAACGCGCGGGTTGTACTGTGTTCTATCTGATAACGATGACAAAGCAATCGCCTTTCCACTAACTCTCCTTCACTTTCTAGCAGCAGACCGATATGTTAAAAACTGAAACACTCCTTTATCCGATCCCCTGCAAGCATGAGAGTATGAGGGAAAAAGTTTCCCTTCCCATGCCCGtcgacaatgaaaataataattagatttttagattttcatttttctgcCCCGTCCCATGGCTTCCAAGTGATCCGATTATTTCTGGAATCTTTGCCAGATTTCAGGGTGGCAGACGAACAGGCAGTTTCACTCTTCAGTTTTGTTATGACACAACAGCTTGATTGTCTTTTTATTTCCTCTGAAATTCAGTAATTCTGCAACTTCATTCAAAACCGCTGTGATGAAGAAAGCTACATCGCAGCGAATTTACAAAAATTGTTGACCCGAAATACCTGAGAGAAAGTAACGTTTTACAATCTACCATCTTTTAGGAGAAACGCAAAGCAACGGCCGTAATGATTTAATGATGTAGCAACAGCGAAAAGTTGTGTCATCGccacctcgtatatatatatatatatatatatatatatatatatatatatatatatatatatattatatatatatataggtagatagatagatagatagattttatTTTACAAGGTGGCGATGACAGAACATTTCGCTGTTGCCACAACATTAAATTATTAGGGCCGTTGCTTTGCGTTTTTTCGAAAAGGTGGTAGATTGTAAAACGTTACTTTCGCTCAGGTATTTCGGGTCTACAACTGTTGTAACTTCATTGTGAGATGACTTTCTTTATCATAGCGGTTTTGAATGAAGGGGCTGAGCTACTGAATTTTAGAGGAAGACTCACAACGCAACAACCACTTATACAAAGTTAATATTTCTCAATTTCTCAACTTAGTTAAAATGCTGTGGCGTCCAGAACTACACCGACTGGGAAGACTTCTATTACGGGCAACAACATGAGAACAACAGCGTCGCGGACGGCTGCTGTAAAGGCAACACGACGGTTGTAGGATGTGGTTTAGGTGTCCTTGATGACCCAGACGTCGAGACCAAGATCTACACCCAGGGCTGCTTCTATGCCATCCAGGAAGACGCAAAGGACGCCACCGTCGGCCTCGGGGTTGCCTGCCTCATCTTGGCCCTCGTGGAGGTTAGTAAGAAAGCAGGTGCACAAACGTCGTATTCACAGGAACAAGCaaacattaacattaataaaacgaaaaaagtaCAGATTATTATCAATAGCATACTGTTGTTCCTTGAGAAAATATCTTGATTCTTAATAAtacagaacaatatttagaacaaGGAAATGAACTGAGACTGAcgagtttaaaaaagaaaaagaaatctaagACTGACGGATATGAAAGAAAGGTTTCACGCCATTTccaccgaagttcgattctcggctcggccaccggggaatcagaggaattgatttctggtgatagatataatgtggttcggatcccacaataaactgtaggtcccgttgctaggtgaccaattggttcctagccacgttaaaatatctaattccttcgggccagccctaggagagctgttaatcagctcagttgtgtGGTTAATCTAAGGTATACTTAACGTCATTTACAAGACTTGAATCTACATCTTATACCCGAAACTGCTTCCAAAGAGCGTCGCTAACAGAGTCTCTCCTTCCAGGGCTTCAGCATATCCTTCGCCTGCAGTTTGGCCAAAGGAGCCCGTTAACAGCATCCTGAAATGGCCGAGAGAGTGGCAGAGGAGAGTCCCCAACTCCAACAGCCATCTCAAACGCCAAGTTAACTTCCGCTGTCACAATGTATCAACTTTTCTACAACATTTCGGATTTCCTTTAAGTGAAtattcagctaaaaaaaaaaaaatgacatgatACTCAAAAGATGGAACGTGTCATAATATTATACGGTAGAGCCAAAGATAAGTGCAAGTGGAAATCACTCCTAGTTCTATTATaaccttcgtgtgtgtgtgtttgtgcgtgtgctaGTTTTTCCAAAAGTTGTTACTTAAGGCCagcataaaacacaaaaatttgggGACTtacaattgcaatatatatatatgtatttgtaatgtatatgtaatgtatatgtaatgtatatatatatatatatataatatatatatatatatatatataatataaagctgACTTTTATAAGAACGATATCTATTTCAACCACACCTTATTTCACACGTATATCTGAATCTTCACCACAAATTGCTTTTCATGGTGAAATATGATAAAGTGCGTCTAACTACGTGAGACTGTATCACAAGCTTAACGATAAGAGTCGTGCAGGAGCGCAGGCGCACTAGAATGTCTGAATGCCTGGTTCCACGGCACAAGGACCCGTACGTCAACTCTGAATTTATAGTACTACGTATTTACTTACATTTGCATGTGAGGCCTGCAACATCAACCCTGGCCAAAGCAGATGTATCACTGATTTAAGGTCCATTCCCTGACAGGCACAGAGCGGGTGCAACCATTACCAAAAgtatgaagaagaaaatgaaaataagctaGAAAGTAAAACACAATTTTCAATTCATTTCACAGCCCTAAAAAGCTGGAATTATGAGGGGAAACAAGTCCCTCCCCCAAAAGCACGTTTGGGTTGAAAACTGAAGCACAATGCAGCCAGTTTTCATAAACAAATTAGTTCAGAAATTTAAGCCATGGGATTCATGGTAGATTTTCCGTTTGTTATCTCTCTAAACCTTGTAAGACCTTATGACCTTCAGACTGTACAGAGCTTTTATATACTATGATTGTTTCCGAAATTCTTATGACCATCAACTATCTCACAACCCTGTCCTCGCTTTGTTCACACTGCCCTTGTTTTCTGTAATTATAAAACCATCAGGAACGCACTTTACTACCGAAAATCTTTTTATAAGCATATACTTTCAGAAAGCGTCACAAGTTTTCATAATCCCATGATTGACAGgcttttctaataaaattttatCTTGAAACCCCTTACAAGGCATTTTAGTTCTTGGACACCCATTGTGCAAGGTTCATGATCATCTGCTCTGTAACAATCTCTTCTTATCTCAGCTTATCACATGATAAGGAACGCATCTGCTGGTTACACAAACACTGATGCACCTTTCCTAGTCCCAGACATTGAGATATGTGATGCAATGCTTTCATATTCGTGTGGGTTGGTTGGGCAGAATCCAATGGTCAATTTCAGGCCTCTTACTTCCTTTCACTCGTACCACTCTTAGGGCAAgggcccatgctggcataaggccagcttaatctaaccCAACCAGGTTGAAGGCGGACCTGTGACTTAAGACTTCGTTTTACGTAAGTTTATCGTCATTTACTTCATACTTTCAATGTTTGACATTTCCTTCTACATTGAATTTAATATTGTTTCTCATGATTATGCATGTCTATTAAAAATCAATAAAGGAGATATAACCAAAAAAATCAAGCGTTTCTTTCAATTCTACTGATCTATGTATCGCTATAATCCGAAGTcagtagagaaaaaaaagtcgtttAGATGAACGTCTTTCCTCCACTTGCAACGCCAGTTTAACGCAAAAACTGTGCGACAATTCTCTTTTCTCTGATCTACGTAGATAAAGTCTTCAGTCCTCCTTCCTCTTATCTTCACTATTCCTCTCCTTCCCATGAGAATCTtcggagtaaaaaaaatattttaggaaatggTATTATCGAGTTACTTTACTCCTTTCTATTAGATATCTATCTTACGGACTTCGTTCGTTCGTTGTAATTGAAGTGTAGTGTTATTATATTAAGCAAACTGTATCTTCCCACTATGGTTTATTATCGGTATTTGCTCTGATTTTCTTAACCAAAAATGAGTttgttgataataaaaataatcctgAAAATGTTTATAAACGTCTCTTTACACAGCTAAGATTTTTCGTCGGCAACAGAAAATAAGAAGACTGAAGAACATCACTGACATTCTATACGCCTAATGACCATTATTTTTCAACAATCTACGCCATACTTAGTTTGCAAAAATgtaaatgatgaaaaatattcttgatgTTAGTGAGGACTGCCTAGATTCTGTATCATAAAAACTAATCTAACTTCTTACAATAAAATCTTGAATAAAGTgatgaataaatgaaagtaaagatCAGGAAAATCTACTGAATTTTTCTTCCAAACTTTCCTcgcacgtattattattatacccaaTGGCAAAAAGTAAGGTAAAACTTCTTGTGTTTACCATGTAAAATACGTTAAGGAAGAAAACGTTCTTGgcaaattagaaagaaaatgggCATTTCATATTTCTTCGAAGGGGGACTACTACATTATTTAGAATCACTATCGAGTTGTAGGGATTACttgcctattttatttttttaaatttaaattattcaagttattTTGACATTATCGGCCCTATTTTACCTATGCGTGATCTCTCACGTTTggataaattaatttattattattttatttttattttattttacgttcAATTCTTAACTTGCTTTTTCACACACCAATCTGCAAATCGCTTTTCCGAAAATAAAGTCGTCACCCATTTCCCGACAAGTTTTATCAGTTATAGCAATTTTACATACTAACTTAAAGAATGCTTTGCAATAACCTCTTGCCTTATTATCCGATAATTCCGATCTGGCTTCAGCATTCTGTAAGAAAACAGTATGCCCTCGTTGATTGTTATAaatggcacaggatattggtacggcagccgtatcccgatcgcggtagatattggtacggcagtgaattgggcatgcgtcaatttcagacttcttGCCGTACAAATAACAGTGTGGTGGGGGTACGGCAGACTGTCAGTTGTGCCGTATTGCGCTCtggacttgctgtaggtacggctgTTAGCTGTATCCGTTTTCCAGTTTggtaatcatactgtattatgtgaCCACAGTTCGGCTTTTAGGCGGGACAGTCccgctttttgaacatctgtcccccttTTTTAAGTTAGAAAAATGCCTCGCACCCCTTTctgttttgcttttgtgaattttgtcccgtTTTTTGTttgtgctacaaaaacaaaactatcccaattttaatggaatagtactgaaattgtttaattttgctatttcactagctggtaaattctatcgtcttctctGACAGCCTGAGAACTGAATGAAgtgaatgaaaagaatattgtaaagtgtatataGGCGGCCCTTTGTAACTGCCGATGTCGtgcagaataaagggccgagaaagtcaccaaaggtacaCGATggaagtgtatatatttatatataatcctctttgaatctcctcttcggagttcTTCTCAGGGCTATTTTCCAGCTCGCTAAAGCCTGAAAAcatgtttttcggcgaaaactaatgtattattccgcggttcatgctgttcctttgccatttttcttgctgtcactggtATACCTAAGGTGTAACCAagagttcgcgcatgcgcaattcactgccgtaccaatatctacagcgatcggggtacggctgccgtaccaatatccagttcgttattATTAACAGAAATGTTAATAATTCGTCCTTGCTCCCAATTAAGCTAATCATGATGCTGTCAGGTTCAATATCTCACCACTTAGCATTTTCTGGTGTATCAGGTGCCATttgctctttttcattttttaaaaattttcccacaGAAGATTCCATCTTTTGAGTATCATGTCACAAAAGAATGTTCAATAGCTTACATGTTCCGCAGGATGGTAGTGCCCTCAGTGCATCTCAAGCAGT from Macrobrachium nipponense isolate FS-2020 chromosome 22, ASM1510439v2, whole genome shotgun sequence includes the following:
- the LOC135198517 gene encoding CD63 antigen-like encodes the protein MGCISKFTLFVTNFIVFAVGVAVVALASMVISKDNTYGVLLSEGTFSLPIIILIAGLIILLIGFLGCCGAVQESPCLLYTYAGIVLILLLAQLILGILILVYSNKAEEIIVKGMKEVFDDYGRNDTSLTKAIDQAQHDLKCCGVQNYTDWEDFYYGQQHENNSVADGCCKGNTTVVGCGLGVLDDPDVETKIYTQGCFYAIQEDAKDATVGLGVACLILALVEGFSISFACSLAKGAR